A part of Leptospira yasudae genomic DNA contains:
- a CDS encoding SDR family NAD(P)-dependent oxidoreductase, which translates to MARTAIITGGTVGIGYELSKLIAADGYDIILVARNEKTLKSVKKEIESSFKVKVDTLSVDLADRQAPKKIFDFAKKSKAVVEVLVNNAGFGTSGRFDKMDLKKELAMIQVNVTSLAELTHLFLQGMVERKSGKILNVASTAAFQPGPNMANYYATKAYVLSLSEAIYEDVYKDGVTVTTLCPGPTQTEFFERAEITKSKLLNNPMAPIMSAKKVAEIGYAALKKGKPVVISGTLNKILAQSVRITPRFIIRKIAKFLNQNG; encoded by the coding sequence ATGGCAAGAACGGCAATCATCACGGGCGGAACGGTCGGAATCGGCTACGAACTCAGTAAACTTATCGCAGCAGACGGATACGATATTATCCTCGTCGCAAGAAACGAAAAAACGCTCAAATCGGTAAAGAAGGAAATCGAATCGTCTTTCAAAGTGAAAGTGGATACGCTTTCCGTGGATCTTGCGGACCGCCAGGCTCCGAAGAAAATTTTCGACTTCGCGAAAAAATCCAAGGCGGTCGTGGAAGTCCTCGTGAACAACGCGGGCTTTGGGACGAGCGGAAGATTCGACAAGATGGATCTGAAAAAAGAACTCGCGATGATCCAAGTCAACGTCACTTCTCTCGCCGAGTTGACCCATCTCTTTTTGCAGGGTATGGTGGAACGCAAGAGCGGAAAAATTCTGAACGTCGCGTCTACCGCTGCGTTTCAACCCGGACCGAACATGGCGAATTATTATGCGACAAAGGCCTATGTACTTTCTCTTTCGGAAGCGATTTACGAAGACGTGTATAAGGACGGAGTCACCGTTACCACTCTTTGTCCCGGTCCTACCCAAACCGAATTTTTTGAAAGAGCCGAAATCACGAAATCGAAACTTCTGAATAATCCGATGGCCCCGATCATGAGCGCGAAAAAAGTAGCGGAAATCGGATACGCCGCCTTGAAAAAAGGAAAGCCGGTCGTGATCTCGGGAACTTTGAACAAAATTTTGGCGCAGAGCGTCCGGATAACCCCTCGATTCATCATTCGCAAGATCGCAAAATTCTTAAATCAAAACGGTTGA
- a CDS encoding ATP-dependent Clp protease adaptor ClpS: protein MAGTQTPDLNEITEESTKSTGGPWRVVLWDDNEHTYEYVIEMLMEICTMTVEKAFLHAVQVDQEKRTVVFSGEFEHAEHVQERILTYGADPRMSNSKGSMSATLEK, encoded by the coding sequence ATGGCGGGCACACAAACTCCTGACTTAAATGAAATTACCGAGGAGTCCACGAAATCGACCGGAGGACCTTGGAGAGTGGTTCTTTGGGACGATAACGAACATACCTACGAATACGTTATCGAAATGCTGATGGAAATCTGCACGATGACCGTCGAAAAAGCTTTTTTACACGCGGTTCAAGTCGATCAGGAAAAACGCACCGTCGTTTTTTCGGGAGAATTCGAACACGCGGAACACGTTCAAGAAAGAATCCTGACCTACGGCGCCGACCCGAGAATGAGCAATTCAAAAGGTTCCATGAGCGCCACTCTGGAAAAGTAA
- a CDS encoding MaoC family dehydratase, which yields MTKVPNKPFAELAPSTAVSKDQVKRNIYGRYLEEFTEGEIFEHPREITIDRAFAQEFATTFMDANPLFLSAAYAQAHGFQDMLVSSLQVFNIALSLGVQNDSEKALANLGYYNVQFLKPVYPGDTLSAKTKILKVDDKGPDKPGIVSVRTICLNQKKELVLQYERKIMIYQSNGKPKGSPKPVIKDAFFPETDAPVIELPALKFPTEFKSATWSDTYFENFKAGQIYIHQNGRTITDEHFPWTYRVGNTHPLHYDKLYSAGISGPMGGEPVVYGGLVFAWLCGMASRDITENMIWDLGFTEGYHTQPSFSGDTVTAITRVLSVEDRGNDFGIPAGAVHLQIIGLKNIKANDAFEKFGEDLFLKENDKKKHGKEKLPEKIFEIERKILVKKKG from the coding sequence ATGACAAAAGTTCCAAACAAACCTTTTGCGGAGCTGGCTCCGAGCACTGCAGTATCCAAGGATCAAGTAAAACGCAATATTTACGGAAGATATCTGGAAGAATTCACCGAAGGTGAAATTTTCGAACACCCGAGAGAGATCACGATCGATCGAGCGTTCGCGCAAGAATTCGCAACCACCTTTATGGATGCGAATCCTCTTTTCTTATCCGCGGCGTACGCACAAGCGCACGGTTTTCAGGACATGCTGGTTTCCTCTCTTCAAGTTTTCAACATCGCGCTTTCCCTCGGAGTTCAGAACGATTCCGAAAAAGCGCTCGCGAACCTCGGTTACTACAACGTTCAATTTTTAAAACCCGTATATCCCGGCGATACTCTTTCCGCGAAAACCAAAATTCTCAAAGTGGACGACAAAGGACCGGACAAACCGGGAATCGTAAGCGTTCGCACGATCTGCTTAAACCAAAAGAAAGAATTGGTTCTTCAGTATGAAAGAAAGATCATGATCTATCAATCCAACGGAAAACCGAAAGGAAGTCCGAAGCCGGTGATCAAAGATGCGTTCTTTCCGGAAACCGACGCTCCCGTCATCGAACTTCCCGCTCTGAAATTTCCTACCGAATTCAAATCGGCGACCTGGTCCGATACGTATTTCGAAAATTTCAAAGCCGGTCAGATCTACATCCATCAAAACGGAAGAACGATCACCGACGAACATTTCCCTTGGACCTACAGAGTCGGAAACACGCACCCGCTTCACTACGATAAACTTTACTCCGCGGGAATTTCCGGACCGATGGGCGGCGAACCCGTGGTTTACGGAGGACTCGTCTTCGCGTGGTTATGCGGAATGGCTTCCAGAGACATCACGGAAAACATGATCTGGGATCTCGGATTCACGGAAGGATATCATACACAACCTTCTTTCAGCGGAGACACGGTAACTGCGATCACGAGAGTTCTTTCCGTGGAAGACCGCGGAAACGATTTCGGAATTCCCGCAGGAGCGGTTCATCTGCAAATCATCGGCTTGAAAAACATCAAGGCGAACGACGCGTTCGAGAAGTTCGGCGAAGATCTGTTCTTAAAGGAAAACGATAAGAAGAAACACGGAAAAGAAAAACTTCCCGAAAAGATCTTCGAAATCGAAAGAAAGATTCTCGTTAAGAAAAAGGGTTAA
- a CDS encoding zinc-dependent alcohol dehydrogenase, which yields MKRIVFKKKHVLEWENVPEPKIQGANQAIVKPIAVSRCDLDLPIVNGYTLFRPGIPIGHEFVGTIEETSPEIAAEYPKGTKVIIPFQISCGLCPDCTGGRSKACTSIPYASHYGMGPSAKEFGGALSERIWIPFAKQMLIPMPSNMDAIALASISDNIVEAWKLVGQWLEKKPNSPVMILGGLASSIGLYSASLAVGMGASEVLYLDNDQERLKIAENLGATAVSYTTLPKAWEKKFPLIADCHGLKEGMDFGLKSLSTEGVYGSASIFWTNKLEIPYLDLYNTGATLKIGRVDSREHIPHILNKISEKKIEPEKIVTKTCSFEEAAEAWLEPAIKLVVKMDS from the coding sequence ATGAAACGAATCGTATTCAAAAAGAAGCATGTATTAGAATGGGAAAACGTTCCCGAACCTAAGATTCAAGGCGCAAATCAGGCGATTGTAAAACCGATCGCGGTTTCGCGCTGCGATCTGGATCTTCCCATCGTAAACGGTTACACGTTGTTTCGACCGGGAATTCCGATCGGACACGAATTCGTGGGAACGATCGAAGAAACCAGTCCCGAAATCGCGGCTGAATATCCGAAAGGAACCAAGGTAATCATTCCGTTTCAGATTTCCTGCGGACTTTGTCCGGACTGTACGGGCGGTCGTTCCAAGGCCTGCACTTCTATCCCGTATGCGAGCCACTACGGAATGGGACCGTCCGCAAAGGAATTCGGAGGAGCTTTATCCGAAAGAATCTGGATCCCCTTCGCCAAACAGATGTTAATTCCTATGCCTTCGAATATGGACGCGATCGCACTGGCTTCGATCAGCGATAATATCGTCGAAGCGTGGAAACTGGTGGGACAGTGGCTTGAGAAAAAACCGAATTCTCCCGTGATGATTTTGGGCGGCTTAGCCTCCAGTATCGGCTTGTATTCGGCTTCGCTCGCGGTCGGAATGGGCGCGTCCGAAGTTCTGTATTTGGACAACGATCAGGAAAGACTCAAAATTGCGGAGAATCTGGGTGCGACCGCGGTTTCCTATACGACTCTTCCCAAGGCCTGGGAGAAAAAATTCCCGTTGATCGCGGATTGTCACGGACTGAAAGAAGGAATGGACTTCGGATTAAAATCCCTTTCCACCGAGGGAGTGTACGGTTCCGCATCGATCTTCTGGACCAATAAATTAGAAATTCCTTATTTAGATTTGTATAATACGGGTGCGACTTTGAAGATCGGACGGGTGGATTCGAGAGAACATATTCCCCATATCCTGAATAAGATCTCCGAAAAGAAAATCGAACCGGAAAAGATCGTAACCAAAACCTGTTCGTTCGAAGAAGCGGCCGAGGCTTGGCTTGAACCGGCGATCAAGCTCGTCGTGAAAATGGACTCCTAA
- a CDS encoding crotonase/enoyl-CoA hydratase family protein: MSELILTEKKGHILHIIINRPEERNAFNVDMLYALSRAYDQLEADPEIRVGLVYANGKHFTLGLDLKNVAEFLKKEKRFPLPPESVNPWGTTGKTKTKPVVVAVHGMCITLGIELMLASDIRIAAKRTLFGQVEVQRGIFPFGGGTMRWPAQCGWGNAMKYILTGEPFEADEALRIGLVQEVVEKSELIERGILLAEKIAAQAPLGVYATLKSSLESVLYGEPKAAENLFPQLLELMDTQDAEEGLASFVEKRSAVFQGK, encoded by the coding sequence ATGTCCGAGCTGATTCTCACGGAAAAAAAAGGACACATTCTTCACATTATCATCAACCGACCCGAGGAAAGAAACGCGTTCAATGTAGACATGCTCTACGCTCTGAGCCGCGCCTACGACCAATTGGAAGCGGACCCCGAAATCCGAGTCGGTTTGGTTTATGCAAACGGAAAACATTTCACTCTCGGCCTCGACTTAAAGAATGTCGCGGAATTTTTAAAGAAAGAAAAGCGCTTCCCTCTTCCACCCGAAAGCGTCAATCCCTGGGGAACCACGGGTAAAACCAAAACGAAACCAGTCGTAGTGGCCGTACACGGAATGTGCATCACCCTCGGAATCGAATTGATGCTCGCGAGCGACATTCGCATCGCCGCCAAACGCACGTTATTCGGTCAAGTCGAGGTGCAAAGGGGAATCTTCCCGTTCGGAGGAGGAACAATGCGCTGGCCCGCGCAATGCGGTTGGGGAAACGCGATGAAATACATTCTCACCGGAGAACCGTTTGAGGCGGACGAAGCGCTTCGGATCGGACTCGTTCAGGAAGTCGTAGAAAAAAGCGAACTCATCGAAAGAGGAATTCTACTCGCCGAAAAAATCGCGGCGCAGGCGCCGCTTGGGGTTTATGCGACTCTAAAGTCGTCCCTCGAATCCGTTTTATACGGAGAACCCAAGGCGGCCGAAAATCTTTTTCCGCAGCTTTTGGAATTGATGGATACGCAGGATGCGGAGGAAGGACTCGCCTCGTTCGTGGAAAAAAGAAGCGCTGTATTTCAAGGAAAGTGA
- a CDS encoding M3 family metallopeptidase, whose amino-acid sequence MLPEFKANAPERTKNEILEKIKTIREQLPILLSKQERTYDHVIRPLNDLVQEMQIEFTVLSHLNSVKNSKEIQALYTEVLPEITAFYSDLGQNEELNQAYQEILKKEEATLDGPRKKVLQDSIIQFKLSGIGLEPEIKKRIQEIQISLSDLDNQFSQNLLDATNAFELILDRKEDVEGIPESDLNAAKTEDGKWRFTLQMPSYIAYMTHGPNRSIRETLYKAYTTKAPQNGILIEKILALRSELAKLLGYPNYVELSLATKVADSGTTVLKFLRDLAQQAKPIAEQEFTDLANFAKTLGIDSLQAYDTAFVSEKLMKARFDFDEEQTRPYFEKEKVVSGTFQFLNQLLGLEFRKTSALVWEDKVQVFDLYKNGKLLSRLYLDLEARKDKQGGAWMHNWYSRNRIADREVLPTAFVVCNFPVSTATSPSLLKHSDVVTFFHEMGHALHHLCTKIEEPPVSGINGVEWDAVEFPSQFLENFAHAPSVLKIFGKHHQTGETIPDAMIAKLKETKNFLSAMGIVRQLEFSLFDILIHEKSHTEEEVHSILQNVRKEVSVVIPPEYNRFQNGFSHIFSGGYAAGYYSYKWAEVMSADAFFAFVDKGVFDASLSNAYFTEILEKGGSENAMVLFKRFLGRDPEVGSLLKLYGLKNAA is encoded by the coding sequence ATGTTGCCAGAATTCAAAGCGAACGCCCCCGAACGCACTAAAAACGAAATCTTAGAAAAAATCAAGACGATCCGGGAACAACTTCCGATCCTTCTTTCGAAACAAGAAAGAACGTACGATCACGTCATTCGTCCTTTGAACGACCTCGTGCAGGAAATGCAGATCGAATTCACCGTTCTTTCTCACTTGAACAGCGTAAAGAATTCCAAAGAAATCCAGGCGCTTTATACGGAAGTGCTTCCGGAAATCACCGCGTTTTATTCCGATCTCGGTCAAAACGAGGAACTCAATCAGGCATATCAGGAAATTCTAAAGAAGGAAGAAGCAACTCTCGACGGACCGAGAAAAAAAGTACTTCAAGATTCCATCATACAGTTTAAACTCAGCGGGATCGGTCTCGAACCGGAAATCAAAAAAAGAATCCAGGAAATTCAAATCTCTCTTTCCGACCTGGACAATCAATTCTCGCAAAATCTTTTGGATGCGACCAACGCGTTCGAACTGATCCTAGACCGCAAAGAGGACGTGGAAGGAATTCCGGAATCCGACCTGAACGCGGCCAAAACGGAAGACGGAAAATGGCGTTTTACCCTTCAGATGCCGAGTTACATCGCGTATATGACGCACGGTCCGAATCGTTCCATTCGAGAAACCTTATACAAAGCGTATACGACCAAGGCTCCTCAAAACGGAATTCTGATCGAAAAGATTCTGGCTCTTCGCAGCGAACTCGCAAAACTGTTAGGGTACCCCAATTACGTGGAATTGTCTTTAGCGACCAAGGTGGCCGATTCGGGAACGACGGTTTTGAAGTTCCTGCGCGACTTGGCCCAACAAGCGAAACCGATCGCCGAACAGGAATTTACCGATCTTGCGAATTTCGCAAAGACTTTGGGAATCGATTCTTTACAAGCGTATGATACCGCCTTTGTCAGCGAAAAACTGATGAAAGCCCGTTTCGATTTCGACGAGGAACAAACCCGTCCGTATTTCGAGAAAGAAAAAGTCGTTTCGGGAACATTCCAATTTTTGAATCAACTTTTGGGTTTGGAATTCCGCAAAACATCCGCGCTCGTCTGGGAAGATAAGGTGCAGGTATTCGATTTATACAAGAACGGAAAACTTCTTTCCCGTTTGTATCTGGATCTCGAAGCGCGCAAGGACAAACAGGGCGGGGCTTGGATGCACAACTGGTATTCCAGAAATCGGATCGCAGATCGGGAAGTTCTTCCCACTGCGTTCGTGGTCTGCAATTTTCCGGTTTCCACGGCGACTTCTCCTTCTCTTTTGAAACACAGCGACGTGGTCACCTTCTTTCACGAGATGGGCCACGCGTTGCATCATCTCTGCACGAAAATCGAAGAACCTCCGGTCAGCGGAATCAACGGAGTCGAATGGGACGCGGTGGAATTTCCTTCGCAGTTTCTGGAGAACTTTGCGCATGCGCCGAGCGTTCTGAAAATCTTCGGCAAACATCATCAAACCGGAGAAACGATTCCCGATGCGATGATCGCAAAGCTCAAAGAAACGAAGAATTTTCTTTCCGCGATGGGAATCGTAAGACAACTCGAGTTTTCCCTCTTCGACATTCTCATTCACGAAAAAAGTCATACCGAAGAGGAAGTTCATTCCATTCTTCAGAACGTCCGAAAGGAAGTGAGCGTCGTGATTCCGCCGGAATACAACCGGTTTCAAAACGGATTCTCCCATATCTTTTCGGGAGGATACGCCGCAGGGTATTACAGCTACAAATGGGCCGAAGTGATGAGTGCGGACGCATTCTTCGCGTTCGTCGACAAAGGTGTGTTCGACGCTTCGCTGAGCAACGCATACTTTACGGAAATTTTAGAGAAGGGTGGAAGCGAAAACGCGATGGTTCTTTTCAAACGGTTTTTAGGAAGAGATCCCGAAGTCGGGTCCCTTCTCAAATTGTACGGATTGAAAAACGCGGCTTAG
- a CDS encoding transketolase family protein translates to MGAPSTSTATEKATRDGYGDALHELGASRQDVVVLDADLSGSTKTNKFAKSYPDRFFNVGVAEQNLVGHAAGLALSGLVPFASSFAMFLSGRAWEIVRNSVVYPFLNVKLVASHGGVTVGEDGASHQCIEDFAIMRVIPEMTVICPSDYNECKQIIHAIADYKGPVYVRVGRPNVPVIERENYKFQIGKAEVMREGKDVLIIANGVLVNEAMKAAEELAKEGINATLLNMATIKPIDKDAILKYAKECGAVVTCEEHNVLGGLGSAVSEFLSEEYPVHVLKVGMKDQFGKSGTWKELLDYFGLRSKNIVETAKKAIALKK, encoded by the coding sequence ATGGGAGCTCCGAGTACATCCACTGCTACCGAAAAAGCAACCCGTGACGGATACGGGGACGCATTGCATGAACTGGGAGCTTCCCGTCAGGACGTAGTCGTCCTGGACGCGGATCTTTCCGGCTCCACAAAAACCAATAAGTTTGCGAAAAGCTACCCGGATCGTTTTTTCAACGTGGGTGTCGCCGAACAGAACTTAGTCGGTCACGCGGCCGGCCTGGCATTGTCCGGATTGGTTCCGTTCGCTTCTTCCTTTGCGATGTTTCTTTCGGGAAGAGCTTGGGAAATCGTTCGGAACAGCGTCGTTTATCCGTTTTTGAACGTGAAACTTGTGGCTTCTCACGGCGGCGTTACCGTAGGAGAGGACGGAGCTTCTCACCAATGTATCGAAGACTTTGCGATCATGAGAGTCATTCCGGAGATGACCGTGATCTGTCCTTCGGATTACAACGAATGCAAACAAATCATTCATGCGATTGCGGATTATAAGGGTCCGGTTTACGTGCGCGTAGGCCGTCCGAACGTTCCCGTGATCGAACGCGAAAATTATAAATTTCAGATCGGAAAGGCCGAAGTGATGAGAGAAGGAAAAGACGTTCTCATCATCGCAAACGGGGTTTTGGTCAATGAGGCGATGAAGGCCGCGGAAGAATTGGCGAAAGAAGGAATCAACGCGACTCTTCTGAATATGGCGACGATCAAGCCGATCGATAAAGATGCGATTTTAAAATACGCAAAAGAATGCGGAGCCGTGGTTACTTGTGAAGAGCACAACGTTCTCGGCGGATTGGGTTCCGCGGTTAGCGAGTTCTTGTCGGAAGAATATCCGGTTCACGTTTTGAAGGTGGGAATGAAGGATCAATTCGGAAAGTCCGGAACTTGGAAGGAACTTTTGGACTACTTCGGTCTCCGTTCCAAAAACATCGTCGAAACCGCGAAAAAGGCGATCGCTCTCAAAAAATAA
- a CDS encoding glutathione S-transferase family protein, translating into MIKLHGASISNYVNKVKLGILEKGLEYEQIRVAPSQEEDFLKISPMGKIPVLELDGKFIFESGAILEFLDTIYPQEPKLLPNDPWEAARVREITTIVETYIDIPARRIYLLSTRGKTIAPELIEEIHPILIKGVKALQRVVRFSPYIAGPNFTLADCSAFANLSVIDEELRSIYPDNHPLDQLAGWKEYYEFMKTKEGPALVEKEKQTLRKILARAKAKID; encoded by the coding sequence ATGATCAAACTGCATGGCGCAAGCATCAGCAATTACGTAAATAAAGTAAAGTTAGGGATCTTAGAGAAGGGATTGGAATACGAACAAATCAGGGTGGCTCCCTCGCAAGAAGAGGATTTCTTAAAGATCAGTCCTATGGGAAAGATACCGGTCTTGGAACTCGACGGAAAATTCATATTCGAATCGGGAGCTATTTTAGAATTCTTAGATACGATTTACCCGCAAGAACCCAAGTTACTTCCGAACGATCCTTGGGAAGCGGCCCGAGTCCGGGAAATCACGACGATCGTCGAAACCTACATCGACATTCCCGCGAGAAGAATTTATCTGCTCTCGACCAGAGGAAAAACGATCGCACCCGAATTGATCGAAGAAATCCATCCGATCCTGATCAAAGGAGTAAAAGCCCTTCAAAGGGTGGTGCGATTTTCTCCGTATATCGCGGGACCAAATTTCACTTTGGCGGATTGTTCCGCGTTCGCAAACTTAAGCGTGATCGACGAAGAACTCAGGTCCATCTATCCGGACAATCATCCTTTGGATCAACTCGCGGGTTGGAAAGAATACTACGAATTTATGAAAACGAAGGAAGGACCCGCGCTTGTGGAAAAGGAAAAACAAACTCTTCGAAAAATTCTCGCGCGAGCGAAAGCGAAAATCGATTAG
- the lsa23 gene encoding surface adhesion protein Lsa23 → MTISRRVLKHESMFVRYILPFGIRILLITVTGTACSGPKNELPTFSPNLECSEKEIPLLIQPAHDIEDGNRLEVVYCNQRETPSGKRIELSLVFQDERHPAKWKDVLYRIYRGFKYGRNKDIESFRLQFSKTGELSTVHLKNVYSGDQRFNEDPVQHFDSVLKAEQLRKEEGKPVLFINTWNHMFSEKDQNPELAKKKLQGIELRTGSREELDAFYQGK, encoded by the coding sequence TTGACTATCAGCCGCCGCGTTTTAAAACACGAATCTATGTTTGTACGATACATTCTTCCATTCGGAATCCGGATTCTTCTTATAACCGTAACCGGCACGGCTTGTTCCGGTCCCAAGAACGAATTGCCGACATTCTCCCCCAACTTGGAATGCTCCGAAAAAGAAATCCCTCTTTTGATCCAACCCGCGCACGACATCGAAGACGGCAACCGATTGGAAGTCGTTTATTGCAACCAAAGGGAAACTCCTTCCGGAAAACGGATCGAACTCAGTCTCGTCTTTCAAGACGAACGACATCCGGCGAAATGGAAGGATGTCCTTTATAGAATCTACCGCGGATTCAAATACGGAAGAAACAAGGACATTGAAAGCTTCCGTCTTCAATTTTCAAAAACGGGAGAATTGTCCACGGTTCATTTAAAGAACGTCTACTCGGGCGATCAAAGATTCAACGAAGATCCGGTGCAACACTTCGATTCCGTTTTAAAAGCCGAACAACTTAGGAAGGAAGAAGGAAAGCCGGTGTTATTCATCAACACATGGAATCACATGTTTTCGGAAAAGGATCAGAACCCGGAACTCGCCAAGAAAAAACTTCAGGGAATCGAACTCAGAACGGGGAGCAGAGAGGAATTGGACGCGTTTTATCAGGGAAAATAA
- a CDS encoding TetR/AcrR family transcriptional regulator, producing MASNLDKQSNPYDRLMTSALDLFYHRGYSGTSTNQLIADSGTHKASFYRYFQSKEEIALEYLKLQGENFENGLQRMMDRAETWEEFVHTWNSLLLKQVKSGKFIGCPIARFLNSVEEKNEDFELVAEKILHGWIQIFESYFESEKKKGNLDSSLDCHAAAKKILKLFQGSSQLFRITGKTEYLQELKGEMQEVLGGKKG from the coding sequence ATGGCTTCCAATCTCGATAAGCAGAGCAATCCATACGATCGTTTGATGACCTCCGCGCTCGATCTTTTTTACCACCGCGGATATTCGGGGACTTCCACCAATCAGCTGATCGCCGATTCCGGAACTCACAAGGCCAGCTTTTATCGTTATTTTCAATCCAAAGAAGAGATCGCTCTCGAATATCTAAAGCTCCAAGGGGAGAATTTCGAGAACGGTCTGCAAAGAATGATGGATCGCGCAGAAACTTGGGAAGAATTCGTTCATACTTGGAATTCCCTTTTGCTGAAACAGGTGAAGAGCGGTAAGTTCATCGGATGTCCCATTGCGCGCTTTTTAAACAGCGTAGAAGAGAAGAACGAGGACTTCGAACTCGTGGCGGAAAAAATTCTGCACGGTTGGATTCAAATTTTCGAATCCTACTTCGAATCCGAAAAGAAAAAAGGAAATCTGGATTCTTCCTTGGATTGCCACGCCGCGGCAAAAAAGATTCTCAAGCTGTTTCAGGGAAGTTCCCAGCTTTTTCGAATTACGGGAAAAACCGAATATCTACAAGAGCTGAAAGGAGAGATGCAAGAGGTTTTAGGAGGGAAGAAAGGCTAA
- a CDS encoding sterol desaturase family protein, which translates to MQGSIIDLAVPFFLLLIGVEVFYSGISGKKVYRWNDTVADLSTGILFSLTGVLVTIASLWVYEKFRIYYSLQTLFGIPEIPLGAPIWKDATGFHGDLRNFAGWVFVFLAVDFVYYWFHRATHEVNFLWACHVTHHSSEEFNLSVALRQSSFQRIFEYAFNLSIAFCGVPWQAFLLAHGILKIYQFWVHTRLIGKLGFLEEILVTPAHHRVHHGRDPKYIDKNHGGILIFWDRIFGSFAREEEEPVYGLTKPVTTFDPVYTNLHVYEELISLMRKAPNVKDKLLLLLKPPGWRPASIGPSLIPEEVDRSRYLKFDPVVPSARKWFGVTEFVFWTVLSLTLVRFFKSGALELWKILPVILYVFYGFKHTALVLDGRTLGRIWTILLPIGTALIGWILFFL; encoded by the coding sequence ATGCAAGGATCCATTATAGACTTAGCGGTGCCTTTCTTTCTGCTCCTGATCGGAGTGGAGGTTTTTTATTCCGGGATCTCCGGTAAAAAAGTCTATCGGTGGAACGATACGGTCGCCGATTTAAGCACGGGAATCCTTTTTTCTCTGACGGGGGTTCTCGTCACCATCGCTTCGCTTTGGGTATATGAGAAGTTTAGAATATACTACTCTTTGCAGACTTTGTTCGGGATTCCCGAAATTCCTCTGGGCGCGCCGATTTGGAAGGATGCAACCGGTTTTCATGGGGATCTTAGGAATTTTGCGGGATGGGTGTTCGTATTTCTGGCGGTGGATTTCGTGTATTACTGGTTTCACCGTGCCACCCACGAAGTCAATTTCCTCTGGGCTTGTCACGTTACGCACCATTCGAGCGAGGAATTCAACCTTTCCGTGGCCTTGCGTCAATCCAGCTTTCAAAGAATTTTCGAATACGCTTTCAATCTCAGCATCGCGTTCTGCGGAGTTCCTTGGCAGGCGTTTCTTTTGGCGCACGGAATTTTAAAGATCTATCAGTTCTGGGTTCACACAAGACTGATCGGAAAGTTAGGTTTTTTAGAGGAAATACTCGTGACCCCGGCTCATCATCGCGTTCATCACGGAAGGGACCCGAAATATATCGACAAGAACCACGGAGGAATCCTCATTTTCTGGGATCGGATTTTCGGATCGTTTGCGAGAGAAGAGGAGGAACCGGTCTACGGTTTAACGAAACCGGTCACGACCTTCGATCCGGTTTATACGAACTTGCACGTATACGAGGAGCTTATTTCGTTAATGCGAAAGGCGCCTAACGTTAAAGACAAGCTTCTCCTTCTTCTTAAACCGCCGGGTTGGAGACCCGCGAGCATCGGACCGTCTTTGATTCCCGAAGAAGTAGATCGGAGCCGTTATCTGAAATTCGATCCGGTCGTCCCGTCGGCTCGGAAATGGTTCGGCGTTACGGAATTCGTTTTCTGGACCGTTTTGTCCCTAACATTGGTTCGATTTTTCAAATCGGGCGCGCTCGAACTTTGGAAAATTCTACCGGTCATTTTATACGTCTTTTACGGATTCAAACATACCGCATTGGTTCTTGACGGAAGAACGTTGGGAAGAATATGGACGATCTTGTTGCCGATCGGAACGGCGCTGATCGGTTGGATCCTGTTTTTTCTTTGA